In the Streptomyces sp. f51 genome, one interval contains:
- a CDS encoding amino acid permease codes for MTSQPTPTKAAQASGGPGEPGGGLQAGLKNRHLSMIAIGGVIGAGLFVGSSTGIATAGPGILLSYALVGTLVVLVMRMLGEMSAANPTSGSFSAHADRALGRWAGFSIGWLYWFFWVVVLAVEATAGAKILEGWMPGVPQWGWALIVMVVLTATNLVSVGSYGEFEFWFAGIKVVAIGAFILVGALAIFGVLPGVDAPKAGLGNLTDHGGFLPHGPGAILTGVLLVVFSFMGSEIATLAAGESEDPQRAVTKSTNSIIWRIAVFYLGSILVVVALLPWNDPSIKDKGSYVAALDSLGIAHAGQIMNVIVLTSVLSCLNSGLYTASRMAFSLGQRGDAPKAFARTTRRGVPMNAILVSVAFGFLAVFFNYKFPDSVFLFLVNSSGAVALFVWLAICFSQLRMRKIIEREAPEKLVVRMWLYPYLTWATAAMIVFVLGYMLTDTEHDGRETVLLSLLVAAIVLVIAFVRQKAGAGARTSAEPLASGSREETRAEVGA; via the coding sequence ATGACCTCGCAGCCGACCCCCACGAAGGCCGCACAGGCCTCCGGAGGCCCCGGAGAACCCGGTGGCGGCCTCCAGGCCGGACTCAAGAACCGTCATCTGTCGATGATCGCCATCGGCGGCGTCATCGGCGCCGGGCTCTTCGTCGGCTCCAGCACCGGCATCGCCACGGCGGGCCCCGGCATCCTTCTCTCGTACGCCCTCGTCGGCACGCTCGTGGTGCTGGTGATGCGGATGCTCGGCGAGATGTCCGCCGCCAACCCGACCTCGGGCTCCTTCTCGGCGCACGCCGACCGCGCGCTCGGCCGCTGGGCGGGCTTCTCCATCGGCTGGCTGTACTGGTTCTTCTGGGTGGTGGTGCTGGCCGTGGAGGCCACCGCCGGCGCCAAGATCCTCGAAGGGTGGATGCCCGGCGTACCGCAGTGGGGCTGGGCGCTCATCGTGATGGTGGTCCTGACGGCCACCAACCTCGTCTCGGTCGGCTCCTACGGCGAGTTCGAGTTCTGGTTCGCCGGGATCAAGGTCGTGGCGATCGGCGCGTTCATCCTGGTCGGCGCGCTCGCCATCTTCGGAGTGCTGCCGGGCGTGGACGCCCCGAAGGCCGGTCTGGGCAATCTGACCGATCACGGCGGCTTCCTGCCGCACGGACCCGGAGCGATCCTCACCGGTGTGCTGCTGGTCGTCTTCTCCTTCATGGGCAGCGAGATCGCGACCCTGGCCGCCGGTGAGTCCGAGGACCCGCAGCGGGCCGTGACCAAGTCGACGAACAGCATCATCTGGCGCATCGCCGTCTTCTACCTGGGCTCGATCCTCGTCGTCGTCGCCCTGCTGCCCTGGAACGACCCGTCGATCAAGGACAAGGGCTCGTACGTCGCCGCCCTCGACTCCCTCGGCATCGCGCACGCCGGTCAGATCATGAACGTCATCGTGCTGACGTCCGTGCTGTCCTGCCTCAACTCCGGCCTCTACACCGCCTCCCGGATGGCCTTCTCGCTCGGCCAGAGGGGGGACGCGCCGAAGGCGTTCGCCCGCACCACGCGGCGCGGTGTGCCGATGAACGCCATCCTCGTCTCGGTCGCCTTCGGCTTCCTGGCCGTCTTCTTCAACTACAAGTTCCCGGACTCGGTCTTCCTCTTCCTGGTCAACTCCTCCGGTGCGGTGGCCCTGTTCGTGTGGCTCGCCATCTGCTTCTCGCAGCTGCGGATGCGGAAGATCATCGAGCGCGAGGCGCCGGAGAAGCTCGTCGTGCGGATGTGGCTCTACCCGTACCTGACCTGGGCCACGGCCGCGATGATCGTGTTCGTGCTCGGCTACATGCTGACCGACACCGAACACGACGGCCGGGAGACCGTGCTGCTGTCGCTGCTCGTCGCGGCGATCGTGCTCGTCATCGCCTTCGTCCGGCAGAAGGCCGGCGCGGGCGCCCGCACTTCCGCGGAGCCGCTCGCGAGCGGCTCCCGCGAGGAGACCCGGGCCGAGGTCGGCGCCTGA
- a CDS encoding biotin transporter BioY → MSTAVATPSRPGEVLADLLPASRVRDAALVLGGAALTGLAAQISLPVPGSPVPVTGQTFAALLVGTALGARRGFLSLAVYALVGMAGVPWFAQGGSGASAPSFGYILGMLLASTVVGALARRGADRSVLRMAGTMLLGEAIIYAIGVPYLALATGMSASAALAAGLTPFLIGDALKAALAMGILPTAWKLVDKK, encoded by the coding sequence ATGAGCACCGCTGTCGCCACGCCCTCCCGCCCCGGCGAGGTCCTCGCCGACCTTCTTCCGGCCTCCCGCGTCCGTGACGCCGCCCTCGTGCTCGGCGGTGCCGCGCTCACCGGTCTCGCCGCCCAGATCTCGCTGCCCGTCCCGGGTTCCCCGGTGCCGGTGACCGGCCAGACCTTCGCCGCGCTGCTCGTCGGCACGGCGCTCGGCGCCCGCCGCGGCTTCCTGTCGCTCGCGGTGTACGCGCTCGTGGGCATGGCCGGCGTCCCGTGGTTCGCGCAGGGCGGCTCCGGTGCCTCGGCCCCGTCCTTCGGCTACATCCTCGGCATGCTGCTCGCCTCGACCGTCGTGGGCGCCCTGGCCCGCCGCGGCGCCGACCGCTCCGTGCTGCGCATGGCGGGCACGATGCTGCTCGGCGAGGCGATCATCTACGCGATCGGCGTGCCCTACCTGGCCCTGGCCACCGGCATGTCGGCGAGCGCGGCCCTCGCCGCGGGCCTCACCCCGTTCCTGATCGGCGACGCCCTCAAGGCGGCCCTGGCCATGGGCATCCTGCCCACCGCCTGGAAGCTCGTCGACAAGAAGTAG